In a genomic window of Theropithecus gelada isolate Dixy chromosome 15, Tgel_1.0, whole genome shotgun sequence:
- the ZNF79 gene encoding zinc finger protein 79 isoform X4 produces the protein MPPGDSDHRTSELEKSFSLRPVLSPQQRVPVEARPRKRETHTKRFKNSEITKPHRAKPYACNECGKAFSYCSSLSQHQKSHTGEKPYECNECGKAFSQSSSLIQHQRIHTGEKPYKCSECGRAFSQNANLTKHQRTHTGEKPYRCSECEKAFSDCSALVQHQRIHTGEKPYECSDCGKAFRHSANLTNHQRTHTGEKPYKCSECGKAFSYCAAFIQHQRIHTGEKPYRCAACGKAFSQSANLTNHQRTHTGEKPYKCSECGKAFSQSTNLIIHQKTHTGEKPYKCNECGKFFSESSALIRHHIIHTGEKPYECNECGKAFNQSSSLSQHQRIHTGVKPYECSECGKAFRCSSAFIRHQRLHAGE, from the coding sequence ATGCCCCCTGGGGATTCAGACCACAGGACCAGTGAGCTTGAGAAGAGCTTCAGCCTGAGACCAGTCCTCTCTCCGCAACAGAGAGTGCCCGTGGAAGCGAGACCTCGCAAACGTGAGACGCACACCAAGCGCTTCAAGAACTCGGAAATCACGAAACCTCACAGAGCGAAACCGTATgcatgtaatgaatgtggcaaagccttcagTTACTGTTCTTCCCTTTCTCAGCATCAGAAGagccacactggagagaagccctatgaGTGCAATgagtgtgggaaggccttcagcCAGAGCTCCTCTCTCATTCAGCACCAGAggattcacactggagagaaaccttacaagtgcaGTGAATGTGGAAGAGCCTTCAGCCAGAACGCCAACCTCACCAAACACCAGCGAACTCACACCGGAGAAAAGCCCTACAGATGCAGCGAGTGTGAGAAAGCCTTCAGTGACTGCTCAGCTCTTGTTcagcatcagagaattcataccgGAGAGAAGCCCTACGAATGCAGCGACTGTGGGAAGGCCTTCCGTCACAGCGCAAACCTCACGAACCACCAGAGGACTCACACTGGGGAGAAGCCCTACAAGTGCAGCgagtgtgggaaggccttcagTTACTGCGCAGCGTTCATTCAGCACCAGAGGATTCACACTGGGGAGAAGCCCTACAGATGTGCTGcatgtgggaaggccttcagcCAGAGCGCAAACCTCACAAACCATCAGAGGACTCACACCGGGGAGAAACCCTACAAGTGCAGCgagtgtgggaaggccttcagcCAGAGTACGAATCTCATAATCCACCAAAAGACCCACACCGGGGAGAAGCCATATAAATGTAACGAATGTGGGAAATTCTTCAGTGAAAGCTCAGCCCTCATTCGACATCACATAATCCACACCGGAGAAAAACCTTATGAGTGTAACGAGTGTGGTAAAGCGTTTAACCAGAGCTCATCCCTTAGTCAGCATCAGAGAATCCACACAGGCGTGAAACCCTATGAATGCAGCGAGTGTGGGAAGGCCTTCCGGTGCAGCTCTGCCTTCATCAGACATCAGAGACTCCACGCCGGAGAGTAA